The genomic interval GTACTTCCGTAGCTCCAGCTTGCTGGTGGTGTTGCGCTTGTTCTTCTCGGTGGCGTAGTTGCGGCGCTTGCACTCGGTGCACTCCAGGAGGATTTTGATGCGGACTTCGCTGG from Thermus neutrinimicus carries:
- the rpmG gene encoding 50S ribosomal protein L33, with the protein product MASEVRIKILLECTECKRRNYATEKNKRNTTSKLELRKYCPWCDKHTVHKEVKV